The sequence below is a genomic window from Thalassomonas haliotis.
AAATAGTTTTTCACCCGGATTTAAATTTTTTTATCGGGGATAACGGCAGCGGTAAAAGCAGCCTGTTAGAAGCATTGTTTTATCTGGGTCATGGTAAATCGTTTCGTACCACCAAAACCGAAACCTTGGTGAGTTTTGACCATGAGCAGTTTGTTGCGAACATTACCGACAATCAGGATCGCCGTATGGGCATCAGTCGGAATGTTTTCACCAGCCAGACGGAAATCAGGGTAGACGGGCAGCGCCAATCCCGTCTATCGGATTTGGCAAAAAACATTGCCGTACAAATTGTCACGCCGGAAAGTTTTAAATTATTTTTTGGCGGACCGAAAGAACGCCGTCGCTTTATTGATTTAGGATTGTTTCACGTGAAACATGACTTTGCCAAACAGTGGCGGGATTTTTCAAAAGTCCTGAAACAAAGGAATGCCGGCATCCGCAGTTTAATGGAGCCGGGCTTGCGCCGTTACTGGACCGAATTATTTTGTCAGCATTCAGAATTGGTGGCGCAAAGCCGGCAGGAATATATCAATGAGTTTATTGATGAATTAAATGTCTGGTTGGGGCTGTTATTACCATCAATTGCCGATGAAATTGCGGTACAATATTCACGCGGCTGGAATAAGAAAAGACAGCTGCTGGATGTGCTTGATGAAAATGAAGATAAGGAATTAAAGTACGGTTCAAGCTTATACGGAGCGCATAAGTTTGATGTGAAATTTATTTTGCATAAGAACCCGATTGATTTCCAGTTGTCCCGCGGACAGCAAAAGTTGTTTTTACTCGCGTTAACTTTCGCCCAGGCGAAATTAATCGAAAAAGTTAAACGAGTAAAACCAATTTTATTGATCGACGATATCGGCGCCGAACTGGATACCCGTTCAAGGGGCTTAGTTTCGGATGCCATAAAAGAACTAAATTGTCAGGTGATCCTGACCGCCATCGATAAATTGGTTTTGGCACCCTTAGTGCCTGACGATGAAAATTACCAGATGTTTCACGTGGAACATGGTGAAATAT
It includes:
- the recF gene encoding DNA replication/repair protein RecF (All proteins in this family for which functions are known are DNA-binding proteins that assist the filamentation of RecA onto DNA for the initiation of recombination or recombinational repair.); translation: MSVSSLITQNFRNLSGKKIVFHPDLNFFIGDNGSGKSSLLEALFYLGHGKSFRTTKTETLVSFDHEQFVANITDNQDRRMGISRNVFTSQTEIRVDGQRQSRLSDLAKNIAVQIVTPESFKLFFGGPKERRRFIDLGLFHVKHDFAKQWRDFSKVLKQRNAGIRSLMEPGLRRYWTELFCQHSELVAQSRQEYINEFIDELNVWLGLLLPSIADEIAVQYSRGWNKKRQLLDVLDENEDKELKYGSSLYGAHKFDVKFILHKNPIDFQLSRGQQKLFLLALTFAQAKLIEKVKRVKPILLIDDIGAELDTRSRGLVSDAIKELNCQVILTAIDKLVLAPLVPDDENYQMFHVEHGEISAMSE